In Trichoplusia ni isolate ovarian cell line Hi5 chromosome 13, tn1, whole genome shotgun sequence, the genomic window TACATCAAAGAATAACCTGCGCCATtgacagaaaaaacaaaataaacgatcCGTTCTATCAAAAAACCTAAAAGAAAGAAACGAAAGAGAATATTCAAAAGATGAAACTAGTACTGTTGACCCGTTGATCGCCGACAACCCAATGACATCTCCGCGTGGTGGTGTGCTTGACGATGTGATAGAAGTTCCAACCGCTAAGAATTTTCCTATACAACACAATAAACAACCGAAAATCTGCGTTATAAGCAGCAATAAAACCAATAAGATAATATTGTCATTCGCTGGAGAAAAAATTCCAAATTTTTAACTATGTCATTTTATATTGCAGAAACGGCGGGATACAACAACTGACTAATAACCTGCATACTAAACTAGTAGATTATTCCTTGGAAGATTTTTGAATCATCATGATTGGCCCAGAGGACTTCcgtaaaacttataattatgttgAAGCGATTATCAATCTACGTGAGAAGTTATTGCCGATACAACGTACGAAAATTATTGTCTGCTCCCTCGAATAAAATAGCCGATAATAACATAATGTTTAACTGGCGAATAGAAAGTTTCTgcaatattttgtgtttagatGTTTGTACACACAATTATGCTTATTTATTTGACtcaaatttaaacttgaaatacGATTACTCTATGTTTACGAAGTCTAAAGGAATACTTAATAACTATGGCATGCGtaacatatttgaaaatttaaaattatacaatgatGATTTCTTTTACACAAATGTTGCAACTGATGATACCTGTATTAATCCTAAAAACATCGAAAATAGTGATTGTTCTCCAATTGATAAGAATAACAACTTTTTTCgtgtataaacatttatatgtacctactacatCAGAATATTGCAGGCCTCCCCTCCAAATCTGACGCACTCACTGTCTCTCTTAATGAACTTGCAGAAAAAGGGAAATGGGTAGATATTATATGGTACTGAGCATTTTATGATGTCGGGTTACGAATCTCAACTTAATCTCTATAACTATCAATTAGCTGCCTGTTACAGTAGAGCAAATATTAAGAGAGGCGGAGCGTGTATACTGGTGAGGATAGGTCTTTCGTTTAAGGAACTACCAGAGATTGCCCAACTTTCTCAAACGGTATCTTCGAGTGCTGTGGAATTGAGCTCGTTGATTATAAGATAGCTGTCATATGTGTATACCGAACGCCAAAAACTGACAATCTGaacaatttttgttaaaaatgaacaatcgcaaaaaatataaacacgtAATATTGGCCGGTGACTTCAAAGTTAATATATTGCAGCCTAGTCATGtaactttagattttaaatgcatcctattgcaatttaatttaaaattagctATCGACAGCCCACTCCAATCAGAAGTCAAACCTGTATCGATAATATAGCGCATAACTTCtctaaaaaatgtaatattaatgttatagaaTTGGCCCTCTCGGATCATACTGCGCAATTAATAGAATATCCAATTAACCTAAAGGGTATTATACCacattggtttaaaaaaaagcgcGATTATTCCCATGAAAACATTATACAATTCAGAGATTGTATAAAAAGCCTTACTTTTGCTGAGATATACGAGACAACAGATGCTAACGTAgcttataacttatttatagagcaatttaaattattctataacCTCTGTTTTCCATTTCGAGTGCTTACGATCAAATTTGATAAAAAGCATAGGTACCTGGCTATCAAACGGTATAAAAATGTGCaggaataaaaaaagacaacttCTATGGACATATCGCCTCAATCGATACATCAAGTGACATTGTACCTAACTTGTGAGtgaattagttaattaaaatgactaAAGATACAACTTTGATATCagacttaaataattttctttttaaacttggAGCACAGTAAATGgtataaatctaaatatttagcAGTGTGTGgtagataataatatagatattcTCTACGTTGTATTggccatatttaattttacaatagttCTTATCTTGTATTTTTAGAGATGATTATCGACGCAAAGATGAAATTAGCCGGGAAGAGTATTTTATGGGACTGGCTCTGCTGACAGCCCAACGCAGCAAGGATGGAAGACTACAAGTTGGCGCTTGCATTGTCAATGATGAAGACAAAATTGTTAGTCTTGGGTAGGTCAAAATTTGTACTTTAAGGATTACGAATTTAACATTAATAGAAGCGGCAACACAATACAATTTAGGTGTCAATCCTACTTTGTTACTAATTAACTTACTACTAATATATagattaattattagttttccaaatagattatgtaaaatattaaaatcgttttggcaatgttatcaaattataaatttgaatataattaactaTGAACCTGTTTCAATACATCCCAAATTACCGGTAATCATGTCTGAATACAAATATCcacgtatttattttacttttcaggTATAATGGAATGCCTCATGACCGTCATGATTTATTCTCTTGGAACGACAACACGAAATCATATAGTATGttaattgagatttttttttatcattcataattatattaggttacttattatttttcgaTTTATCTTTTGGTTATTGCTCTGCCGCTACTTTGTCGGCgtctttataaaatatgaagtacttaaagttattgatattttaaaagctatttgCAAATTTAACAACCGAAAAAAGTCATGGTTTTCGGTTGTTAAAAAATTAcgagttattaatttttttatcaaattcagTAATTAACTACTAAGGTTACAATGTTGATTAGATAAGACTAATTGCATTTTTATGTCATGCATCTATTATCTGTAAGGTTTAATGAAGTTGTTCATACAACATACCAAACTTGGTTGCTTACCATGGCAGCAAAATTGCTCTATTGATGGATGATGCATTTCTtagtcataaataaatgtaaaaatttaaaagaatttgcaTTATTGACGATATTGATAAATGGAATGTTATGTCCTGGCCGATATCGGGCACGGCGGCTAATGTCGCAAGACACCAGCCAGCTGCGCGGAACATAATATACAAGTGCAAAAGTGAGTACCATCACAGCCTGATGGGACGGCAATCTGACACGACCGGAGTGAGATCAGACGCAGAACACACTACCAGCCTTCTGAAATACGGAAGCTGtgatatatatttcttaaacgCACATAACATTCGAAAAGTCGGTGGGCGTCTTGGGTTCGCACCTCTAGCTTCAAAAGATTCTGCCGAAACTATTAAATCTTCTTCGGACTTAGTCTAATCGCAATTATTCATGTATACATTTAAcacgaatacattttttttttcagtatgtCATGCCGAAATGAATGCTGTTCTGAACGCAAAGGGTGCTGATTTAAAAGGTTGCACACTGTATTTGAACATGTACCCGTGTGTTGAGTGCTCCAAGATAATCACACAGTCGGGAATAACCACTATTGTCTATCTGTTGGATGAGAAAGCAGATCAGTGGGTACAAAAACCAAAGTATAAAAAAGCTAGAGAATTTGACGCAGAGTTGGAAACCAAAGGCCTTATTAAAATAcggtaaatattttctattattcctatattttattaattaatgcgCTGTCGCCAAGCTAAAACAAGTAAGCGCGACGtggcgcgggttcgatcccagcatACAACATTCATTTGTTGAAACGCTTGCTCCGAGGCTTTGAATGTTCATGAATGAAGTGACAATAAATATCATCGTAAGTGTTGAAATCTTGTGACCGAACGATTATCGACACGATTATAGTCGAGAACTTTGCTTATTAATGAGAATAtgattatatatattatgttgaacGGGAACACGAAAAACAAGCCCGCGGGCCTGCCAAcgacaaatcgaaaatgatcccaggGGAACATTCAATCGGGATATAAACTACTCTATGTGTTAAACCTGGTTATATACTGTCTATATACTAAGTTTCATCTGAATCCGTTGAGTAGTTTTGGGTTGTAGTCATAAGCAGGTGAGTaggggaacaaacatccatagaTACaatctttcgcgtttataatgttagtaggatTTACCTGGCAAGACTAAGTTTTTCCGTCAGcactatacataatataataataataaattattattttttaggaaGTACAAGGCGAAGAAGACACGCCCGAGTATTCAGAtcaatttcatataatataaataaacaaaaattaatagaaGTGAAGCTGGCATTTTATacataactagctgacccagcaaacgctaaaaatatatcttaagtTAACACGTCCAAATTCCTAGGATTCATCATAGATAAAAATTAGACTGGAAACCGCATGTAAAAGAACTAAATAAACGGGCATAGGCTGATTTACTATCAGCCTATGCCCTATATTAACTAGCGCCAGTCGTGGACACGGACGCAATTATCACTGCTTATCATGGCATTGCAGGCTCTATACTGAGGTATGGGGTCATCTTCTGGGGAAACTCAACAAAccaaaatattatctttaaacaaCAAAAGCGATGCATCCGATCAATGTTTGGGTTAAAAGTTAGCGATTCATGTCAgcctcattttataaaatataatattcttacaTTACCATCATTATACATATACGAAACTGCAGTTTTTGTTAAGTGTAACCCTCATTTATTCGTTAATATGTCGGAAACGAATCACAGACGTGCGAGCACAGCAGGCGAGATAATCATAGATTGTGTGTAAGAAAGTCCAAAACCACTCTGATGCACAAGTGTTTTCTGCATGGCgcctattatttataatcacaTACCTAATAAATGCAAAGAAGTCAAtacttttcaatttaaaaaagcctTGAAGAAgcttttaattcaaaaatgttattatagtatatcagattttttattagataaactGTCATAATATGTTACCAGGCAATAAGGCCAAATATccactgtttttattttcattttttatataatttctaaCTTATTGTGTATACCAACTTACCACATTGTAATAACTCATGttcttgcaaataaatgtttattattattataatgtatctcttttcattcacgggttaacttcatgaaaagagacccggtcctttttaaaggcgtgaacggggacacaggtccaacgtgcagccttcttgagaactttaatctacaaagtgatggggcttctactagggatcattcacctctgctctatgggagaacagacatgaagtatccaaagtagatgcagaactattgcaaGTAAGCATCAAAATTTAGCAGACAAACACAGAGTGTTTTTTTGATGTATAATTGCTGCGACTTTGTCGTGTCTGTGCTTATAGTCTGTTTGTACTATGGACTTACGCGCTCCAGTTCTATGCTGGATCGTTTCAGAACTACCGTATTTGATCCCCTcgatatataataattacgactggcttagaaaactaaatcctaaaataagtaagctaaccttaaagaataagttacgcaatatgttacttaaaaaataattctataagTAGTTCcatgttcctttgtattttgtattttgtatttgtatgtttattttgtatgtttattttgtattttgaaactttaatacgTGTAATATCTATCGAGCGCTATTCCCGCCGACAAACTGTCACACAGTTtggtgggtttaattattttgttatatgtttttagaaccaataaaagattttattattatattattattacccgCAGCGAGCAGAGACTTTTGTGTTCACGTATCTATTTTTTGCTGCTTACTCACTACATTGGCCTGAAGGTTGGTATTATTTAGGTGTAAGGGTGTCAAATTAGTATCTATTTTCGTTACGTAACTATGGAGCTGCGATTGTTCGTTTTTGGCGTAGAAATACTTGCGcaatttttcaataatgttaCTATGCAAATTTTTTATGTCGGTTTAGCCTCTTCCTCCCTCTTGCCGTGGTAGTGTCAGACGTTGTACGCGA contains:
- the LOC113500112 gene encoding probable deoxycytidylate deaminase isoform X2, whose product is MSWPISGTAANVARHQPAARNIIYKCKICHAEMNAVLNAKGADLKGCTLYLNMYPCVECSKIITQSGITTIVYLLDEKADQWVQKPKYKKAREFDAELETKGLIKIRKYKAKKTRPSIQINFI
- the LOC113500112 gene encoding deoxycytidylate deaminase isoform X1; its protein translation is MGLALLTAQRSKDGRLQVGACIVNDEDKIVSLGYNGMPHDRHDLFSWNDNTKSYICHAEMNAVLNAKGADLKGCTLYLNMYPCVECSKIITQSGITTIVYLLDEKADQWVQKPKYKKAREFDAELETKGLIKIRKYKAKKTRPSIQINFI